In a genomic window of Brettanomyces nanus chromosome 1, complete sequence:
- a CDS encoding uncharacterized protein (EggNog:ENOG41), protein MSTEGNEKFTNKYHPDFVPGTINFMLDKVDANNLQNMDKGSRLKITEKGIVLHPQPSDSPNDPLNWGRWTKLYQFILLCFITGFTAATSNDAGAIQDSMNEIYNISYDSMNTGAGVLFASIGLCTFILGPTSSLYGRKLTYVICIVLGLIGAIWFGYAKSTSDTIWSQLFVGASEGCAEATVQLSISDMYFAHQLSGSLTVYILATSIGTYLGPLIAGFIVEYASFRWVGWSAAIISGGLILVMAFTQYETQFDRSKYYGKLDSSSIPRDSNKRLSNDDEKKKQDNNASEELMSSSSFNSNRSNNSNAVVDPEAHAGVYGTGTEEVRISFWKRIQLITPSSNLQGTGFRQYFKLLFLMLRVFWFPPVLLSGILWGLQDAFLTFYLTTEDNQYYDPPFSYSDTGVALMNIPCVIGAIIGCVYAGLFSDQVVLRIAKSRGGIHEAEDYLWMLITILIVNPIGLMVFAVGTDREWDWRITYTVGLGFIGFSFGCAGDIAMSYLMSSYPEMILEGMIGVSLINNGIGCIFTFACSPWLDAMGNTNTYAVLSALQVAACLMIIPYMKYGKKMRLWTKDYYIRYIEARDGVSSGINKL, encoded by the coding sequence ATGTCTACTGAAGGGAACGAGAAATTTACCAACAAGTATCACCCGGACTTTGTTCCGGGTACCATCAACTTTATGCTTGATAAGGTTGATGCCAATAATTTACAAAACATGGACAAAGGCAGTCGTTTAAAGATTACTGAGAAGGGCATTGTCTTGCATCCTCAACCATCTGATTCACCTAATGATCCATTAAATTGGGGTAGATGGACTAAACTGTATCagtttattcttctctgtttCATTACTGGATTTACAGCTGCCACTTCCAATGATGCTGGAGCAATCCAAGATTCGATGAATGAAATTTACAACATCTCTTACGATTCGATGAACACTGGTGCGGGTGTTTTGTTTGCCTCTATCGGACTCTGCACCTTTATTTTAGGCCCTACGTCTTCACTTTACGGACGAAAGTTAACTTATGTTATCTGCATAGTTCTTGGTTTGATTGGTGCCATTTGGTTCGGTTATGCTAAGAGTACCAGCGATACCATATGGTCTCAGCTTTTCGTCGGTGCTAGTGAGGGTTGTGCCGAAGCTACCGTGCAACTTTCTATCTCCGACATGTATTTTGCTCATCAGCTAAGTGGATCTTTGACAGTCTATATTTTGGCCACTTCTATTGGTACCTATTTGGGACCTCTTATTGCTGGTTTCATTGTTGAATATGCCAGTTTCAGATGGGTTGGTTGGTCTGCTGCCATAATCTCTGGTGGCTTAATTTTAGTAATGGCCTTCACCCAATATGAGACTCAATTCGACCGATCCAAGTATTACGGAAAacttgattcttcttcgatTCCTAGAGATTCAAACAAGCGGCTTTCtaacgatgatgaaaagaagaagcaggacAACAATGCCAGCGAGGAATTGATGTCATCCAGTTCTTTCAATTCTAATCGCTCCAACAATTCCAACGCAGTGGTCGATCCGGAAGCTCATGCTGGTGTCTACGGAACAGGGACAGAAGAGGTTCGGATATCATTCTGGAAAAGAATCCAGCTAAtaactccttcttctaaCTTGCAGGGCACCGGATTTAGACAGTACTTtaagcttcttttcctaATGTTGCGTGTGTTTTGGTTCCCTCCCgtgcttctttctggcATTCTTTGGGGTCTCCAGGACGCATTTCTCACTTTCTACCTCACAACCGAGGATAATCAGTATTATGATCCTCCTTTCAGTTACAGCGATACCGGAGTGGCTTTGATGAATATTCCATGCGTGATTGGTGCCATCATTGGATGTGTTTATGCTGGTTTATTTTCTGATCAGGTGGTTTTACGTATAGCTAAAAGTAGAGGTGGTATTCATGAGGCCGAAGACTATCTCTGGATGCTTATTACAATTCTGATTGTTAATCCAATTGGCCTTATGGTATTTGCTGTCGGAACAGACAGAGAGTGGGATTGGAGAATTACTTATACGGTGGGATTGGGATTCATTGGATTCTCTTTCGGCTGTGCGGGAGATATTGCCATGTCCTACTTGATGTCATCTTACCCTGAAATGATTTTGGAGGGTATGATAGGAGTTTCTTTAATCAATAATGGTATTGGTTGCATTTTTACTTTTGCATGTTCCCCTTGGTTGGATGCCATGGGTAACACGAATACCTATGCGGTTCTATCCGCACTACAAGTTGCCGCTTGCCTTATGATCATTCCTTATATGAAATacggaaagaagatgaggctCTGGACTAAGGATTACTATATCCGTTATATTGAGGCTAGAGATGGAGTTAGTTCTGGTATAAACAAACTTTGA
- a CDS encoding uncharacterized protein (BUSCO:EOG09340H9J~EggNog:ENOG41) — protein MTLSKDGGPLNPTQQHYLKKELLNIEIITEFNKLSPTYNDTTGLRRFGPPFKCYDPKNAAINSEQLRYSMSSEQIEMYNEQFPILRFFLNQYVAGFPFIKMHLKKLGSTTEDQSFFWDKIQVLFEVWKSKRISNSNDRGELSRRQLALYKTKSLMLMLFNSAIRCTGDDIYFGTDSTERNAYKKLQKLIGDGKSKEVDNESDLESLNNFDESQYIDGLDINVAGVCKLDDTAVGLTKSHYIFLLRVRDEETDKEWYVKRRYSDFAQFHKQIRLTYAGNNIPYLPIKDKSRSSYTEEIDEEDETNSITSSVLSSAVSQESANTSTSISVMERSFLKTFGLQSSRTEVSESSSTKLAVTFPRENLRVSLRGYLRSLSGIEVVRQSPEFMKFLGESPELLTESELLDIRARERLDYLVNLQHLKFQRETIKVVKRIEKSMTDLKEEVVNSGMEYVFEQLRTHETIESLTPPFKALVQLIELEVASTEYELLIGSDSARDTFRSVKRMHTLFPYKMIATIMRFTNPLQVAKKMIDIFTYQMPHIFRKGRRQSLLQLFFTGMLNDDVKKAEKDIEQAREKFEEGTNANPEYTSVLRKIEEYFEVSDNMVLQIKKKAEYFGMDLLMSLLLEEGLKTPIPDRISAELIESYKLQKAKKSKHSSDTTLYRMAEIYFQFQIKKSDRSMLIELWEGTEMMAVTKEVFAIFFEPLIALFKKAELYRYIPIFAKYMSELIGLVEQYQRDYSKFNQTDIVASFMALEDKYAQYGYEFLHNLYLKDLATVDEDERVFDGIARWLDGFVKLLQFTKENGDHLGVSIDMNELLLSTVKKEEDRERIVFRVDEIIAGIEKKKQYYYEKMKAEGTENIQIGLDNDDNDYLKKHRNEKLTKNWDKINSRVIRLTNKLGESGDKPGENRGGGVYGVIGLNDADIQEMNLDLMEDEKYDATENPVSIRQSRRGSEFLLAYRKANSEGRLESDADYKNLQEWEDTKYREDLGKLADTFRKRIYEVLKQFQG, from the coding sequence ATGACGCTTTCAAAAGATGGCGGTCCATTAAATCCGACGCAGCAGCACTACCTCAAAAAGGAGCTCCTTAATATAGAGATAATTACTGAGTTTAACAAATTGTCGCCTACATACAACGATACCACCGGATTAAGACGGTTTGGTCCTCCTTTTAAGTGCTATGATCCTAAGAACGCGGCAATTAATTCTGAACAGCTTCGCTATTCAATGAGCTCAGAACAGATTGAAATGTACAATGAACAATTCCCCATCTTGAGGTTTTTCTTGAACCAGTATGTGGCAGGATTTCCGTTCATTAAAATGCACCTAAAGAAACTTGGATCGACCACAGAGGACCAAAGTTTCTTCTGGGACAAGATACAAGTTTTGTTTGAAGTGTGGAAGTCCAAGAGAATTAGTAACAGCAACGACCGTGGAGAATTGTCAAGGAGACAGCTTGCCCTATATAAGACGAAATCCTTGATGTTGATGCTGTTCAATTCTGCTATAAGATGCACCGGTGACGATATTTATTTTGGTACAGACTCTACAGAGCGAAATGCGTACAAGAAATTGCAGAAGCTGATTGGAGATGGGAAGTCCAAGGAGGTAGATAACGAGTCAGATCTAGAAAGTCTAAACAATTTCGATGAAAGTCAGTATATCGATGGATTGGACATTAATGTTGCTGGAGTTTGCAAATTGGACGATACAGCTGTTGGATTAACGAAATCTCACTACATATTTTTGTTAAGGGtcagagatgaagagacagaCAAAGAATGGTATGTGAAAAGACGATACTCTGACTTTGCTCAGTTTCACAAGCAGATTCGATTGACATATGCTGGGAACAACATTCCTTATCTACCGATAAAGGACAAATCAAGGTCTTCTTATACAGAGGAAAttgacgaagaagatgaaactAACAGTATTACAAGCTCTGTCCTGTCCTCAGCTGTTTCCCAAGAATCCGCCAATACATCCACAAGTATATCAGTGATGGAGAGAAGCTTTCTGAAGACGTTTGGACttcaatcttcaagaacagAAGTAAGCGAATCATCATCGACCAAGTTGGCTGTCACATTTCCCCGAGAAAACTTGCGTGTCTCGTTAAGGGGATACTTAAGATCTTTGTCCGGTATAGAGGTGGTTAGACAATCACCAGAATTCATGAAGTTTCTTGGAGAGTCTCCAGAACTATTGACGGAATCTGAGCTACTAGATATCCGTGCAAGAGAAAGATTGGATTACTTAGTCAACTTACAGCATCTTAAGtttcaaagagaaacaaTTAAAGTAGTCAAGAGGAttgagaaatcaatgacCGACTTGAAAGAGGAGGTGGTGAACTCTGGAATGGAATACGTATTTGAGCAACTCAGAACTCACGAGACTATCGAAAGTTTGACTCCACCGTTCAAAGCTCTTGTTCAACTCATAGAACTAGAGGTAGCAAGTACTGAGTACGAGTTACTTATAGGAAGCGATAGTGCAAGAGATACATTCAGGAGTGTGAAGAGGATGCATACCTTGTTTCCATATAAAATGATTGCCACCATTATGAGGTTCACAAACCCATTGCAGGTTGCTAAGAAAATGATAGATATATTCACATATCAAATGCCTCATATTTTCCGCAAGGGAAGAAGACAATCACTGTTGCAACTGTTCTTTACTGGGATGCTAAATGACGATGTCAAGAAGGCTGAGAAAGATATCGAACAAGCCAGagaaaagtttgaagagGGGACAAATGCCAATCCTGAATACACTTCGGTCTTGAGGAAGATCGAAGAGTATTTTGAGGTTAGCGATAATATGGTATTACaaattaagaagaaggcGGAATATTTTGGGATGGATTTATTGATGAGTTTGTTActagaagaaggattgaaGACTCCCATTCCGGACAGAATTTCAGCTGAATTGATCGAGTCATATAAGCTGCAAAAAGCCAAAAAGTCAAAACATTCGAGTGATACTACGCTATATCGAATGGCCGAGATatattttcaatttcagaTTAAAAAGTCCGATCGTTCCATGCTTATAGAACTATGGGAAGGTACAGAAATGATGGCTGTCACCAAGGAAGTATTtgcaattttttttgaaccACTAATAGCACTTTTCAAGAAGGCAGAACTGTACAGATACATTCCAATATTTGCCAAATATATGAGTGAATTGATTGGATTGGTTGAACAGTACCAACGTGACTATAGTAAATTTAACCAGACTGATATCGTGGCATCTTTTATGGCATTAGAGGATAAGTATGCCCAGTACGGATACGAGTTCCTTCATAACTTGTACCTGAAAGATTTGGCTACGGTGGATGAGGACGAAAGAGTTTTTGACGGAATAGCCAGATGGCTCGATGGATTCGTCAAGCTTCTACAATTTaccaaagagaatggaGATCACTTGGGGGTCAGCATTGATATGAACGAACTCTTGCTCAGCACCGTCAAAAAAGAGGAGGACAGAGAACGCATAGTATTCCGGGTGGATGAGATTATAGCCGGTattgagaaaaagaagcagtatTATTACGAAAAAATGAAGGCAGAAGGGACGGAAAACATTCAAATTGGTCTggataatgatgataacgaCTACCTAAAGAAACACCGAAACGAAAAGTTGACCAAGAACTGGGATAAAATTAACAGCAGAGTTATAAGGCTGACCAATAAACTGGGAGAAAGTGGGGATAAGCCGGGAGAAAATAGAGGTGGAGGTGTTTATGGAGTGATCGGACTCAACGATGCAGATATTCAGGAGATGAACTTAGATTTGATGGAGGATGAGAAATACGACGCAACAGAAAATCCAGTGTCAATTAGACAATCGAGAAGAGGTTCAGAGTTTTTACTTGCATATAGGAAGGCCAACTCTGAGGGAAGATTAGAGAGTGATGCAGACTATAAGAATTTACAGGAATGGGAAGATACAAAATACCGGGAAGACTTGGGAAAATTGGCAGACACGTTCAGGAAGCGTATATATGAAGTGCTCAAGCAGTTTCAGGGGTAA
- a CDS encoding uncharacterized protein (EggNog:ENOG41), whose translation MSASNPVSPISSTYSISPVILHSRSPFLTTLKVSEFELSVPSTDRSSQNIIQFSAEPSNTPLEDELSLTSSSGQLAQSKMVSSLSSLSSMRSRSFILLDALAAEITDVTNSEDARPVKKPLESQRPLLISSASFSRAQSFESSGKPIRALHSSSNTKIASSSTDISSSSVVNSSHASRKRSKTLGSYENFPGAPPPSYGASTGLLGSITTFIKSKSRSSLSRSTSIESSSLESLTTLLPVDEDSTPSDYLDILLRHNPVTSIVALLSSKDDEFFRLTLRDYFARYFDFTQYSIDMALRQFLMLNELPKEAQQIDRVVYEFGRFYSQQHSETGLDTDTCYILTYALLMLHTDKFNPNNKQKMTRWEFIDNLLMSLMENRKCIDKDKGRDSPSLVTKEVLGYLYDNVVHSQFVRINRSQCKQALVALQTDSAFFPYPSCCTLVVNPGSSTSVCPLSQTSLSLVGRRKSSFLWQQPIIDVYEYITERKVKDLRLDIDFHFTNPFIGDCLQASDARSVCPVAPSMKYADQQIGSSFGNPDTKLLEKIINCLTDLSCRVVFKVPKQKAGFMCLPLTERISYNEKAPIETSKEYYIVRVVKLGLVARQESRLRSNAKSWKQYFCILTPVGMFFFKSLNLFKMVYHPGDESTKTLVLEQCPSSSTTTNLLESFDPSLVIRQSTAAMRSEKSIQLDEAINIPALSKRTLHGQLHHYTFYIYTRNSKETCMVDNEFELKFWINSINALSALAPVKLAAKNLKIFLGPERHKDEFYTEIRTAGTQTLTTRMTNLKTSIEKSKSLLLEYLQTVKKLELLTPLEPKSRDELLSSAKILNIKLEWMWYEATRGCELHKILDSVSQLMI comes from the coding sequence ATGTCTGCGAGTAATCCTGTTTCTCCGATATCTTCCACTTACTCTATCAGTCCTGTCATTCTACATTCTCGTTCCCCTTTTTTAACAACCCTGAAAGTTTCTGAATTTGAACTATCTGTCCCTTCAACAGACAGGTCTTCTCAAaatatcattcaattctCTGCTGAGCCTTCAAATACTCcgttggaagatgaattgtCTCTTACTTCATCCTCTGGACAACTCGCACAATCCAAAATGGTATCTTCACTCTCCAGTTTGTCTTCTATGCGCTCTAGATCTTTCATTTTGCTAGACGCATTGGCTGCTGAGATTACTGATGTCACCAACTCTGAAGATGCAAGGCCTGTGAAGAAACCCCTCGAATCTCAAAGACCGTTACTTATCAGCTCCGCATCGTTTTCACGGGCTCAGTCTTTCGAAAGTTCTGGGAAACCAATCCGTGCATTGCACTCGTCTTCTAATACTAAAATTGCTTCCTCAAGTACGGatatttcttcctcctctgtGGTGAACTCTTCTCATGCTTCTCGGAAACGTTCCAAAACTTTGGGATCATATGAGAACTTTCCAGGTGCACCACCACCTTCTTATGGAGCCAGCACGGGTTTGCTTGGCTCTATAACAACTTTcatcaaatcaaaaagCCGAAGCTCCTTATCAAGGTCTACTTCTATTGAGTCTTCATCCTTAGAATCATTAACGACCCTTCTTCCAGTAGATGAAGACTCTACCCCTTCCGATTATCTTGACATATTACTTAGGCACAATCCTGTGACTTCAATTGTGGCATTACTATCTTCGAAGGATGATGAGTTTTTCAGATTAACTTTGAGAGACTATTTTGCTAGGTACTTTGACTTCACCCAATATTCTATAGATATGGCGCTGAGACAGTTTCTAATGCTCAACGAATTGCCTAAAGAGGCCCAGCAGATCGATCGTGTGGTCTATGAATTTGGTAGATTTTACAGTCAGCAGCATTCAGAGACAGGGTTGGATACAGATACTTGCTATATTTTGACATACGCCTTATTGATGTTACATACAGATAAGTTCAACCCAAACAACAAGCAGAAAATGACCAGGTGGGAGTTTATTGATAACCTTCTTATGTCGCTCATGGAGAATAGAAAATGCATTGATAAGGACAAGGGCAGAGATTCCCCCAGTTTGGTCACGAAAGAAGTTCTTGGCTACTTGTATGATAATGTTGTTCACTCACAATTTGTTAGAATCAATCGGAGTCAATGTAAACAGGCGTTGGTAGCCTTACAGACTGATTCCGCATTTTTTCCTTATCCGTCCTGTTGCACTCTTGTCGTCAATCCTGGCTCTTCCACTTCCGTGTGTCCTTTATCACAGACTTCTTTGTCTCTTGTAGGTCGAAGGAAAAGCTCTTTCTTATGGCAGCAACCTATTATCGATGTTTACGAGTATATTACGGAGCGCAAAGTGAAGGATTTGAGGCTTGATATTGATTTCCACTTTACAAACCCGTTTATTGGCGATTGCCTCCAAGCGAGCGATGCCAGAAGTGTTTGTCCTGTGGCCCCTTCTATGAAATATGCTGACCAACAAATCGGCTCTTCCTTTGGTAACCCCGATACTAAGTTACTTGAGAAAATTATCAATTGTCTTACCGATCTGTCGTGTCGGGTTGTCTTTAAGGTTCCAAAACAAAAGGCCGGTTTCATGTGTCTGCCGCTCACCGAAAGGATTAGCTACAATGAAAAAGCGCCCATTGAAACTTCAAAAGAGTACTATATTGTGCGGGTGGTGAAATTGGGATTAGTTGCTAGACAGGAATCTAGGCTGAGATCTAATGCCAAGTCATGGAAGCAGTACTTTTGTATTCTAACCCCAGTGGGtatgttcttctttaaatCGTTGAATCTATTCAAAATGGTGTATCACCCCGGTGACGAGAGTACCAAGACGCTCGTATTGGAGCAATGTCCTAGCAGTTCCACCACTACAAACCTGTTGGAGAGCTTTGATCCATCTCTCGTCATTCGACAAAGCACTGCTGCTATGCGGTCTGAGAAGAGTATTCAGTTGGATGAGGCCATCAATATTCCTGCTTTATCCAAAAGAACTTTGCATGGACAGTTGCATCATTACACCTTCTACATCTATACCAGAAACTCAAAAGAAACTTGCATGGTAGATAATGAGTTTGAGTTAAAGTTTTGGATCAATAGCATTAATGCTTTGTCGGCTTTAGCTCCCGTGAAACTGGCGGcgaagaacttgaagattttCCTCGGACCGGAAAGGCATAAAGATGAGTTTTACACGGAAATACGTACCGCAGGCACACAGACTCTAACCACTAGAATGACGAACTTGAAAACTTCTATTGAAAAATCGAAAAGCCTCCTTCTTGAATACCTCCAGACAGTTAAAAAGTTGGAGCTCCTCACTCCGTTGGAGCCTAAAAGTAGGGAtgagcttctttcttctgccaaGATACTCAATATTAAACTAGAATGGATGTGGTATGAGGCTACCAGAGGATGCGAGTTGCACAAGATATTAGACTCAGTAAGCCAGCTAATGATATAA
- a CDS encoding uncharacterized protein (EggNog:ENOG41), translated as MLTGNALAAVLALLAVQSCVVEASTGDDLEEYQDCWKLCDIVTCNNRASYPDVEDPMFELMMKDQQKTGRFEEMPMAWNLRFLGWKCYDNCDYQCQRMVTQDRQAKGKEVVQFHGKWPFIRAFGMQELFSTLFSIGNFFPHYWGFETMWRHYQKEMGMHGDVEAAHAYWAYLIVGLVASCAWVSSALFHLKDTWTREQLDYYFAGMTVVSALYAVGMRYFHLYLTKNDSKRIIFGAVVILIYLGHVTRLVCDWSYTYNMRANVTLGLLEDVLWVAHALTTFREQRVSKSLLKDLKNPKVNWTLIPIVLVISVSMGMTFELFDFPPMFDLLDAHAMWHLCTIWPAIYWYPYMVRDVESGVKEKKFE; from the coding sequence ATGCTTACTGGTAATGCTTTGGCTGCCGTACTGGCATTACTAGCAGTTCAATCGTGTGTTGTTGAGGCTTCTACCGGGGATGACCTCGAAGAGTATCAAGATTGTTGGAAGCTATGTGACATTGTCACGTGTAATAATAGAGCTAGTTATCCGGATGTAGAGGATCCTATGTTCgagttgatgatgaaagatcaGCAAAAGACAGGTAGATTTGAGGAGATGCCTATGGCCTGGAATCTTCGGTTCTTAGGCTGGAAATGCTATGATAACTGCGACTATCAGTGTCAAAGAATGGTCACACAGGACAGGCAAGCTaagggaaaagaagtgGTTCAGTTCCATGGGAAATGGCCTTTTATCAGGGCTTTTGGAATGCAAGAGTTGTTCAGTACTTTATTCAGTATCGGCAATTTTTTCCCGCATTACTGGGGTTTCGAGACTATGTGGAGGCAttaccagaaagaaatgggTATGCACGGTGATGTAGAGGCTGCTCATGCATACTGGGCATATTTAATAGTTGGTTTAGTGGCTTCTTGTGCCTGGGTATCTTCTGCActttttcatttgaaggataCTTGGACACGTGAGCAGTTGGATTATTATTTTGCTGGTATGACTGTTGTCTCGGCTCTTTACGCAGTTGGTATGAGATATTTTCACTTGTATCTAACAAAAAATGATTCCAAAAGGATTATATTTGGTGCCGTTGTCATACTAATCTACTTGGGGCATGTGACACGATTAGTTTGTGATTGGTCATACACTTACAATATGCGGGCCAATGTGACATTGGGTTTGTTAGAAGACGTTCTCTGGGTAGCCCATGCTCTTACTACATTCAGAGAGCAAAGGGTTTCCAAAAGTTTGCTGAAGGATCTTAAAAATCCAAAGGTTAATTGGACTCTCATTCCAATTGTTTTAGTTATTAGCGTCTCGATGGGTATGACGTTCGAGctttttgattttcctCCTATGTTCGATCTGTTAGATGCACATGCGATGTGGCACCTCTGCACCATTTGGCCAGCAATATATTGGTATCCGTATATGGTGAGAGATGTTGAATCAGGAGttaaggaaaagaagtttgagTAG